A window from Elusimicrobiota bacterium encodes these proteins:
- a CDS encoding WcaI family glycosyltransferase, which produces MKILLYTNSFYPDSIGIAYYNTELVEHLLKLGHTVQVLTALPYYPQWRIREGYRGRWQVHEKVGAADVWRRWLYVPSRQTALGRFFCELSFMLTSLPALFRCRADVVLAVSPPFGVGLAAAIHRQFNKSRLWLHLQDLQVDAGQAVGFLRGRGLVAVLTTIERWILRRADLISTISVPMRDRVQTKEISATSLALLPNWVDTHTMRPMPRETAFRREHKLEGKFVVLYAGSLGIHQGLDELIDVAAGLRDRPSIAFVIIGDGNYRAALEKRLSEHPLPNVTLLPLQPKERLAEVLSSADVGIVMELRRMADLSLSSKILNQMACGRPLIAVSSPETALSRLVKETEAGVVVSPGNAQLLEMAILELASAPERVAAMGKAARTHIEKEASRDRLLATVPGLLEQTLRSDAELFREYPLKRCLDIVLAMAGFVVSLPFWLVIPLAIVLEDRGPVFYRQERVGRFGIPFLALKFRSMVRMELPEYDRRQAHRGDPRITRVGQWCRRTAMDEIPQLWNILKGDMSFVGPRALMPSEIEARGWIKDEISLEKIPGYQKRVRLRPGLTGVAQVFAARDVKRRNKFRYDLLYVKRQSLWLDIALILRSGWNSLFARWENVGVAR; this is translated from the coding sequence ATGAAGATTCTTCTCTACACCAATTCCTTTTATCCTGATTCGATCGGCATCGCCTACTACAACACCGAGCTCGTCGAACACCTTCTCAAACTCGGTCACACCGTTCAGGTTCTGACCGCGCTGCCGTATTATCCGCAGTGGCGCATCCGGGAGGGTTACCGGGGACGGTGGCAGGTTCACGAAAAAGTCGGAGCCGCGGATGTGTGGCGGCGATGGCTCTATGTCCCGTCCCGCCAGACCGCGCTGGGGCGTTTCTTCTGCGAATTGTCGTTCATGCTCACCTCCCTGCCCGCGCTCTTTCGCTGCCGCGCCGATGTGGTGTTGGCGGTTTCACCTCCCTTTGGCGTAGGGCTGGCCGCCGCTATCCACCGGCAGTTCAACAAAAGCCGGCTGTGGCTGCATCTTCAAGACCTGCAGGTGGACGCCGGCCAGGCCGTCGGATTTTTGCGCGGCCGGGGGCTGGTGGCGGTGTTGACGACAATCGAGCGCTGGATTTTACGTCGGGCGGACCTCATCTCCACCATCAGCGTTCCCATGCGGGATCGTGTTCAGACGAAAGAGATCTCCGCCACTTCCCTGGCGCTCTTGCCGAATTGGGTGGACACCCACACCATGCGACCAATGCCCAGGGAAACCGCTTTCCGCCGGGAACACAAACTGGAGGGAAAATTTGTCGTGCTTTACGCGGGCAGTCTCGGGATTCATCAGGGGCTGGATGAACTGATTGACGTGGCCGCTGGGCTGCGGGACCGCCCTTCGATCGCTTTTGTCATTATCGGAGACGGCAACTACCGGGCCGCGCTGGAGAAGCGTCTGTCCGAGCATCCGCTCCCGAATGTGACGCTCCTGCCGCTTCAGCCGAAAGAACGCCTGGCCGAAGTCCTTTCCAGCGCGGACGTGGGAATCGTGATGGAGCTGCGCCGGATGGCGGACCTGAGCCTGTCCTCCAAGATTCTGAACCAGATGGCGTGCGGCCGGCCCCTGATCGCGGTTTCTTCTCCTGAAACAGCGCTCAGCCGTCTGGTGAAAGAAACCGAAGCCGGTGTCGTGGTGTCTCCGGGGAATGCCCAGCTTCTCGAAATGGCGATTCTGGAGCTTGCCAGCGCCCCGGAGCGGGTGGCTGCCATGGGAAAGGCCGCGCGAACCCATATCGAAAAAGAAGCGAGCCGCGACCGGTTACTGGCCACCGTTCCCGGGTTGCTCGAACAGACCTTGCGCTCGGATGCGGAATTGTTCCGCGAATACCCGCTCAAGCGGTGCCTCGACATCGTTCTGGCCATGGCCGGGTTTGTGGTCTCACTACCTTTCTGGCTGGTGATTCCTCTGGCCATCGTCCTGGAGGATCGCGGCCCGGTTTTTTATCGCCAGGAGCGCGTGGGACGGTTCGGGATTCCTTTTCTGGCGCTCAAATTCCGCTCGATGGTCAGAATGGAGTTGCCCGAGTACGACCGCCGCCAGGCGCACCGAGGGGATCCCCGCATCACGCGCGTCGGCCAGTGGTGCCGCCGCACCGCCATGGATGAGATTCCGCAGCTTTGGAACATTCTCAAAGGCGATATGAGTTTTGTCGGGCCGCGGGCGCTGATGCCGAGTGAGATTGAAGCCCGGGGGTGGATCAAAGACGAGATCTCCCTGGAAAAAATTCCCGGTTACCAGAAGCGGGTCCGTTTACGTCCCGGGCTCACGGGCGTCGCGCAGGTCTTTGCCGCGCGGGATGTCAAGCGCCGGAATAAATTTCGTTATGACCTGCTTTACGTGAAGCGGCAAAGCCTCTGGCTGGACATCGCTCTCATCCTGCGTTCGGGGTGGAATTCACTCTTCGCCCGGTGGGAAAACGTGGGGGTGGCCCGATGA
- a CDS encoding carbamoyltransferase C-terminal domain-containing protein, protein MKILGINAYHGDASAALLVDGKLMAFAAEERFNRIKHCAGFPEKAIRYCLSEAGLQPKDLSVITVSKDPKANFWAKAAHVVTHPKILSPSFLRSRLSQGRHVLDVRQALVQAFAPGFNGISLPIVHVEHHVAHVASAYYASSFDRAAILTIDGMGDGVSAILALGEGNQIRILKRVYFPHSLGFLYTAISQHLGFTHYGDEGKVMGLAAYGRASRVPEVRRLIHPLANGLLSLNLDYFQHQNGSVAEVWEKTPSYGPLFSSKINQLLGPARMPKSALNPEHEDLAFAVQAVTEELFFHLLHTLHRETGEKRLCFAGGVALNCVMNGKIQTETPFEQVYIQPDAGDGGTSLGGALYHAYTQAEPPPRFHMDHVYWGPQYSDAQIEAALRERGMAVQKDPEICGRTAQAIADGKITGWFQGRMEAGPRALGSRSILADPRRANMKSVLNARIKNREAFRPFAPSVLAEKCREWFDGPAESPFMLMNYIVKPERRASVPAITHVDGTARVQTVHRQTHPRYWELISAFERLTGVPVVLNTSFNEDEPIVCRPEEAIDCFLRTQMDLLVLGDYWIEKPSRASFPAGSGGESSASGRGG, encoded by the coding sequence ATGAAGATCCTTGGGATAAACGCTTACCACGGAGATGCTTCGGCGGCCCTGCTTGTTGACGGGAAGCTCATGGCTTTTGCCGCGGAAGAACGCTTTAACCGGATCAAGCATTGCGCCGGTTTTCCGGAGAAAGCCATCCGGTATTGTCTGAGCGAGGCGGGGCTTCAGCCGAAAGATCTCTCCGTCATTACCGTTTCAAAAGATCCAAAAGCCAATTTCTGGGCGAAAGCCGCTCACGTCGTGACCCATCCGAAAATCCTGTCACCGTCCTTCTTGCGCAGCCGTCTGTCGCAGGGCCGGCACGTCCTGGATGTGCGGCAGGCGCTGGTTCAAGCGTTCGCTCCGGGCTTTAACGGAATCTCTCTGCCGATCGTGCATGTGGAACATCATGTCGCCCATGTTGCCAGTGCATACTACGCGTCGTCCTTTGACCGGGCGGCGATTCTCACTATCGACGGGATGGGCGATGGCGTCAGCGCTATTCTCGCCTTGGGCGAAGGCAACCAGATCCGCATCTTGAAGCGCGTCTATTTCCCGCATTCGCTCGGATTTCTGTATACGGCGATCAGCCAGCATCTTGGTTTTACCCATTACGGGGATGAGGGGAAAGTGATGGGGCTGGCGGCTTATGGCCGGGCCAGCCGGGTTCCCGAGGTCCGCCGGCTGATCCATCCGCTCGCCAACGGTCTTTTGTCTCTCAATCTGGATTACTTTCAACACCAGAACGGATCGGTCGCTGAGGTCTGGGAAAAAACACCGTCCTACGGCCCGCTTTTCTCATCCAAGATTAACCAATTGCTCGGACCGGCGCGCATGCCGAAATCCGCGCTGAACCCGGAGCACGAAGACCTGGCCTTTGCGGTCCAGGCGGTCACCGAAGAGCTCTTTTTTCATCTGCTGCACACCCTGCACCGCGAGACCGGGGAGAAACGGTTGTGTTTCGCTGGCGGGGTCGCGCTGAACTGCGTGATGAACGGGAAAATTCAGACAGAAACCCCCTTCGAGCAGGTATACATTCAGCCGGATGCGGGAGACGGGGGAACGTCGCTGGGCGGGGCGCTTTATCACGCCTACACGCAGGCCGAGCCGCCGCCGCGTTTTCATATGGACCACGTGTATTGGGGTCCTCAGTATTCCGACGCGCAGATTGAAGCGGCGCTTCGTGAGCGCGGTATGGCGGTGCAGAAGGACCCGGAGATTTGCGGCCGGACCGCGCAGGCAATCGCCGACGGAAAAATTACGGGCTGGTTCCAGGGCCGCATGGAAGCCGGGCCGCGCGCGCTGGGGAGCCGCAGCATTCTGGCCGATCCCCGCCGGGCGAATATGAAGAGCGTTTTGAATGCCCGCATCAAGAACCGGGAAGCGTTCCGGCCGTTTGCCCCGTCGGTGCTGGCGGAAAAATGCCGTGAGTGGTTCGACGGGCCTGCCGAGTCTCCGTTCATGCTCATGAATTACATCGTGAAGCCCGAACGTCGTGCCAGCGTTCCTGCGATTACACATGTGGACGGGACCGCGAGGGTCCAGACGGTGCATCGTCAGACGCACCCGCGTTACTGGGAGCTGATCAGCGCTTTTGAGCGCCTCACGGGCGTTCCGGTCGTTCTCAATACGTCGTTCAACGAAGACGAGCCCATCGTGTGCCGTCCCGAGGAAGCGATCGACTGCTTTTTGCGCACGCAGATGGACCTGCTCGTGCTCGGCGATTACTGGATTGAGAAGCCCTCTCGCGCGTCATTCCCCGCGGGTTCTGGCGGGGAATCCTCCGCCAGCGGTCGCGGAGGATGA
- a CDS encoding NAD(P)/FAD-dependent oxidoreductase: MSPVWDVGIIGAGPAGSRTAFLLARQGLRVLLLEEHEQVGEPRHCTGILGQEAFDRFPDLPREAIQSSLPPTWIVSPLGTRVRTNWFDGKAFIMDRARFDRILAERACQAGVTLWTGSRVSQIHREPESVTLAVERGAGQTESVRCQAVVVAGGISYRLHSQLGLEPPKRHLICAQTEVESNFVQEAEVYIGRKVAPGSFAWVVPIGNGRLRIGVTATQHAAHCLETLLLSPALKDRIWRDNVLVQKRPVPIDAVPCGATERVLLVGDAAGQVKPTTGGGIYYGLVGATAAAQTLEKAFALGRFDQRTLASYNRRWRSVLRKELWLGRIVRKVFECLSDKKLDGLVRACGHPSVNQLVQHQANFDWHSKNVVSFLTSRTVMAQLLSLPFLKP, translated from the coding sequence ATGAGTCCTGTTTGGGATGTAGGCATCATCGGAGCCGGACCGGCGGGAAGCCGGACCGCGTTTCTTCTGGCCCGTCAGGGCTTGCGTGTCCTTCTGCTGGAGGAACACGAGCAAGTCGGCGAGCCCCGCCACTGTACCGGCATCCTCGGGCAGGAGGCCTTTGACCGATTCCCGGATCTGCCCCGTGAGGCGATCCAATCAAGTTTACCGCCGACTTGGATTGTCTCGCCGCTGGGCACGCGCGTGCGCACAAACTGGTTTGACGGAAAAGCATTCATTATGGACCGGGCGCGTTTCGACCGGATCCTGGCGGAGAGAGCTTGCCAGGCGGGCGTCACCTTGTGGACCGGAAGCCGGGTGTCGCAGATTCATCGGGAGCCGGAGAGCGTCACGCTCGCGGTCGAGCGGGGGGCCGGCCAGACAGAGTCCGTCCGCTGCCAGGCGGTCGTGGTGGCCGGAGGTATTTCATACCGGCTGCATTCACAGCTGGGTCTTGAACCGCCGAAGCGCCATTTGATCTGCGCGCAGACGGAAGTAGAATCGAATTTTGTGCAGGAAGCGGAGGTTTATATCGGGCGCAAGGTGGCGCCGGGGTCTTTTGCCTGGGTTGTGCCAATCGGAAATGGACGGCTGCGCATCGGCGTGACCGCCACCCAGCATGCCGCTCATTGTCTGGAAACCCTGCTGTTAAGTCCTGCGCTGAAAGACCGGATCTGGCGGGACAATGTGCTGGTCCAGAAACGTCCGGTGCCGATTGACGCGGTTCCCTGCGGCGCAACTGAGCGCGTTCTGCTTGTCGGGGATGCGGCGGGCCAGGTCAAGCCCACCACCGGCGGAGGAATTTATTACGGGCTGGTCGGAGCAACGGCCGCGGCTCAGACTTTGGAGAAGGCGTTTGCCCTCGGCCGCTTTGATCAACGGACCCTGGCCTCCTATAACCGCCGCTGGCGAAGCGTTCTTCGAAAAGAGCTGTGGCTGGGACGGATCGTGCGCAAGGTATTCGAGTGCCTCAGCGATAAAAAGCTGGATGGCCTGGTCCGGGCGTGCGGTCATCCATCGGTGAATCAGCTGGTGCAGCATCAGGCGAATTTTGATTGGCACTCGAAGAATGTCGTTTCGTTCTTAACGTCGCGTACAGTGATGGCGCAGCTGCTCAGCCTGCCGTTTTTGAAACCCTAA
- a CDS encoding response regulator, which produces MSPKPSTAKGNILVVDDEAVVRNLLLRALISVGFEVRAAESGEKALEEAGQHRFDLVLLDIALPGLDGLQVLQRLRALYPECLVIMLTAKEDLELARTAMTLGACDYLTKPIEIDTIRKVLRTHLAFSSNP; this is translated from the coding sequence ATGTCGCCCAAACCCAGCACGGCCAAAGGGAATATTCTTGTCGTGGACGACGAAGCGGTCGTCCGGAACCTGCTCCTGCGGGCGCTGATATCCGTCGGTTTTGAAGTCCGCGCGGCCGAATCAGGCGAAAAAGCGCTGGAAGAAGCCGGCCAGCACCGTTTTGACCTGGTTCTTCTGGATATCGCCCTGCCGGGCCTCGACGGGCTTCAGGTTTTGCAGCGCCTCCGGGCCTTGTATCCCGAGTGCCTCGTGATCATGCTGACCGCCAAAGAAGATCTCGAACTGGCCAGAACCGCGATGACCCTCGGCGCTTGCGACTATCTGACCAAACCCATTGAGATCGATACGATCCGCAAAGTGCTCCGGACCCACCTCGCTTTTTCGTCTAACCCTTGA
- a CDS encoding deoxyribonuclease IV, whose protein sequence is MRLGVHCSIRDSFMTALEEAEQLGCESLQIFTHSPRLWRGARISQEDADRFHKERLRLDLHPLVVHTPYLPNLCTADEALYKMSYHALLTDLETCERIRTDFLVIHPGSYSESSTPADGLERLTTALNRALQTEGKTVILIENMAGGGRRMGDRFEQVAEMIRGIENKSRIGLCLDTAHTLGSGYPFSNADEVRQTLDDVDRLIGLSNLKVIHANDSRAERGTHRDLHEHIGQGHIGRDAFRALLADPRLAEVAVILETPKEPPGSDALNLGELRKLTT, encoded by the coding sequence ATGAGACTCGGTGTCCATTGTTCTATCCGGGACAGTTTTATGACGGCTCTTGAAGAAGCCGAACAGCTCGGGTGTGAGTCGCTGCAGATCTTCACCCACTCCCCGCGGCTCTGGCGCGGCGCGCGGATCAGTCAGGAAGACGCCGATCGTTTTCATAAGGAACGGCTCCGTCTGGATCTTCATCCGCTCGTGGTTCATACGCCCTATCTGCCGAACCTCTGCACCGCCGACGAGGCGCTCTACAAAATGAGTTATCACGCGCTCCTGACGGATCTGGAAACCTGCGAGCGCATCCGGACGGACTTCCTGGTGATTCATCCCGGTTCCTATTCGGAGTCCTCCACCCCGGCGGACGGGCTGGAACGGTTGACCACCGCGCTCAACCGGGCCCTTCAGACGGAGGGGAAAACCGTCATTTTGATCGAGAATATGGCGGGCGGCGGCCGCCGGATGGGCGACCGTTTTGAGCAGGTGGCGGAAATGATTAGAGGCATTGAGAACAAAAGCCGCATCGGATTATGCCTAGATACGGCGCATACGCTGGGGAGCGGTTACCCCTTTTCAAACGCGGACGAGGTCCGGCAAACCCTGGACGACGTCGATCGGCTCATCGGTCTGTCGAATTTAAAGGTCATTCACGCGAATGATTCAAGAGCGGAAAGAGGGACCCACCGGGATTTGCATGAGCATATCGGCCAGGGCCATATCGGCCGTGACGCGTTCCGGGCGCTGCTGGCCGATCCCCGTCTGGCTGAGGTGGCCGTCATCCTGGAAACCCCGAAGGAACCTCCCGGTTCCGACGCCCTCAACCTGGGCGAACTCCGAAAACTAACGACTTAA